From the Laribacter hongkongensis DSM 14985 genome, one window contains:
- a CDS encoding HesA/MoeB/ThiF family protein has protein sequence MHDEQLIRYSRHILLPDIDIAGQEKLLSSHALVIGAGGLGSPAGLYLAASGVGTLTICDDDTVDLTNLQRQIIHACDRLGDNKAESAVRRMRDLNPDICLRAVAERVEGQRLAALVAEADVVLDCCDNFATRHAVNRACVAAGVPLVSGAAVRFDGQLAVFDYRTPHTGCYHCLFPDEGETSDGPCALFGVFAPLVGVIGSLQAMEALKLLLGLPSQAAGQLQLLDGRSGEWRRMRLVRDPACPVCGKN, from the coding sequence ATGCACGATGAACAGCTGATCCGTTATTCCCGCCACATCCTGCTGCCGGACATCGACATCGCCGGTCAGGAAAAACTGCTGTCCAGCCACGCCCTGGTGATCGGCGCCGGCGGACTGGGCAGCCCGGCCGGACTCTACCTCGCCGCCAGCGGCGTCGGCACCCTCACCATCTGCGACGACGACACCGTCGACCTGACCAACCTGCAACGGCAGATCATCCATGCCTGCGACCGGCTGGGTGACAACAAGGCCGAATCCGCCGTCCGGCGCATGCGCGACCTCAACCCCGACATCTGCCTGCGCGCCGTGGCCGAACGCGTCGAAGGCCAGCGACTGGCCGCCCTGGTGGCCGAAGCCGACGTGGTACTCGACTGCTGCGACAACTTTGCCACCCGCCATGCCGTCAACCGTGCCTGTGTTGCCGCCGGCGTTCCGCTGGTCAGCGGTGCGGCCGTACGGTTTGACGGCCAGCTCGCCGTCTTCGACTACCGCACGCCGCACACCGGCTGCTACCACTGCCTGTTCCCCGACGAGGGCGAAACCAGCGACGGCCCGTGCGCCCTGTTCGGTGTGTTCGCCCCGCTGGTCGGTGTCATCGGCTCCCTCCAGGCCATGGAGGCCCTGAAACTGCTGCTGGGCCTGCCCTCGCAGGCCGCCGGCCAGCTCCAGCTGCTGGACGGCCGCAGCGGCGAATGGCGACGCATGCGGCTGGTTCGCGACCCGGCCTGTCCGGTATGCGGCAAAAACTGA
- a CDS encoding sigma-54-dependent transcriptional regulator produces MRSSDILIVDDEVGIRELLSEILVDEGYTVALAENAEAARQLRSQTRPAAVLLDIWMPDCDGVTLLKEWAKSGQLNMPVIMMSGHASIDTAVEATRIGAFDFLEKPIALAKLLSTIQRALKYGDMQGAHTLDLAKLGKSGPMQTLKQDLERVATLKTPVLLTGEAGVGFELVARALHQKNTPWVALTKPELLADSPLELLQKANNGVLWLGDIAHLGRRAQQGLLFMLSKLDRYNVRVLVACSRPLAELLTDPEYDNRLLTELASLIVPVPALREHADDIPDLSNQVLAELVESRQAPLKRFTTAALNALRQYEWPGNLEQLKSLIKSLALTIGDDTIDAPEVNRVLSQFRVEKPVEELGFDFDQPLRELREQIERRYFEYHIALENGNMSRVALKVGLERTHLYRKLKQLGVRFSRKVATEEV; encoded by the coding sequence ATGCGAAGCAGTGACATCCTGATCGTCGATGACGAAGTCGGTATCCGTGAACTGTTGTCGGAAATCCTGGTTGACGAAGGCTATACCGTGGCACTGGCCGAAAACGCCGAAGCCGCCCGGCAGCTGCGCAGCCAGACCCGTCCGGCCGCCGTGTTGCTGGACATCTGGATGCCGGACTGCGACGGCGTCACCCTGCTGAAAGAGTGGGCCAAATCGGGCCAGCTCAACATGCCGGTCATCATGATGTCCGGCCATGCCAGCATCGATACCGCCGTCGAAGCCACCCGCATCGGCGCGTTCGACTTCCTGGAAAAGCCGATCGCGCTGGCCAAGCTGCTGTCCACCATCCAGCGGGCGCTCAAGTACGGCGACATGCAGGGCGCGCACACACTGGACCTGGCCAAGCTCGGCAAGAGCGGCCCGATGCAGACACTCAAGCAGGACCTTGAGCGTGTGGCCACGCTCAAGACACCGGTGCTGCTGACCGGCGAAGCCGGCGTCGGCTTCGAGCTGGTCGCCCGGGCCCTGCACCAGAAGAATACGCCGTGGGTGGCACTCACCAAGCCGGAACTGCTGGCCGATTCACCGCTGGAACTGCTGCAGAAGGCCAACAACGGCGTGCTGTGGCTGGGCGACATCGCCCACTTGGGACGCCGTGCGCAGCAGGGACTGCTGTTCATGCTGTCCAAGCTGGACCGCTACAACGTCCGGGTGCTGGTGGCCTGCAGCCGCCCGCTGGCCGAACTGCTGACCGATCCGGAATACGACAACCGCCTGCTGACCGAACTGGCCAGCCTGATCGTGCCGGTTCCGGCCCTGCGCGAACACGCCGACGACATCCCCGACCTCAGCAACCAGGTCCTGGCCGAGCTGGTGGAAAGTCGCCAGGCACCGCTCAAGCGCTTCACCACTGCGGCCCTCAATGCCCTGCGCCAGTACGAATGGCCGGGCAACTTGGAGCAGCTCAAAAGCCTGATCAAGAGCCTGGCACTGACCATCGGCGACGACACCATCGACGCCCCCGAGGTCAACCGGGTGCTGAGCCAGTTCCGGGTCGAAAAACCGGTGGAAGAGCTGGGATTCGACTTTGACCAGCCGCTGCGTGAACTGCGCGAACAGATCGAGCGCCGCTATTTCGAGTACCACATCGCGCTGGAAAACGGCAACATGAGCCGGGTCGCCCTCAAGGTCGGTCTCGAACGCACCCACCTTTACCGCAAGCTCAAGCAGCTGGGAGTCCGTTTCAGCCGCAAGGTTGCCACCGAAGAGGTGTAA
- a CDS encoding sensor histidine kinase, with the protein MINSLIVATGLLGLVLLYLLAQASGSTSLLSDHYWLLLGLNALLGLGLALFLGRELLRMRRAVRQRVFGAKLTLRMTTLFMLVAVLPGILVFTMSVQFLNRSIESWFNVNIETALDRGLNLGRSALDVLLANLASRADAAADDLALASPATYGERLPRLRAQLGVRELALFDGSGQLIAVTTRDAGPGDNAAPHLPATLDLDPQGRWQAILPTLDGKGLELVVAHRFDRLGWGSPLVLLATQPVPELLAADADAVEAARADYRQLVLARDGLKSFYRLTLGMTLLLSLFAAVAIGAVLSRRMSAPLTALAAGTRAVAQGDFSRQHPIYRRDELGILTALFNRMTRQLAESRSAEEAARAEIEANRAYLERLLTSLTAGVLAFDGELRLTASNQSAARILEADFDRLGQYPLPEWLVWQPELEPLVTMLYQHFETDGDWQQQVELTDDRLLLVRASRLPETAGWVVVFDDVTDLVHAQRDAAWREVARRLAHEIRNPLTPIQLSAERLAMKLSPRLDEAGADFLTRSTDTIIKQVAALKGMVDAFRDYARAPAGQMTPTDLNAVVSEVALLYESNPSVRLALCPHPLPIVADAALLRQVIHNLVVNAQDATLDVPGAMIQISTALHANGIVLAVSDNGPGFPPEMLARAFEPYVTGKTKGTGLGLAVVKKIIEEHGGTVHAENLEPHGARLCVTLPLSETKCEAVTS; encoded by the coding sequence ATGATCAACAGCCTGATCGTGGCGACCGGCCTTCTGGGACTGGTACTGCTCTACCTGCTGGCACAGGCTTCCGGCAGCACCTCGCTGCTCTCCGACCACTACTGGCTGCTGCTGGGACTCAATGCCCTGCTGGGACTCGGGCTGGCCCTGTTCCTGGGACGCGAGCTCCTGCGCATGCGCCGCGCCGTGCGCCAGCGGGTGTTCGGCGCCAAGCTGACGCTGCGCATGACCACGCTGTTCATGCTGGTGGCAGTCCTGCCCGGCATCCTGGTGTTCACCATGTCGGTACAGTTCCTTAACCGCAGCATCGAGAGCTGGTTCAACGTCAACATCGAAACGGCACTGGACCGGGGGCTGAACCTGGGCCGCTCGGCGCTCGACGTGCTGCTGGCCAACCTGGCCAGCCGGGCCGATGCCGCTGCCGATGATCTGGCCCTGGCCTCGCCGGCCACCTACGGCGAACGCCTGCCGCGCCTGCGTGCGCAGCTGGGCGTACGCGAACTGGCCCTGTTTGACGGCTCCGGCCAGCTGATCGCCGTCACTACGCGGGACGCTGGTCCGGGCGACAATGCGGCGCCGCACCTGCCGGCCACGCTCGACCTGGATCCGCAGGGCCGCTGGCAAGCCATCCTGCCCACCCTCGACGGCAAGGGGCTGGAACTGGTGGTGGCCCACCGCTTTGACCGGCTGGGCTGGGGATCGCCCCTGGTACTGCTGGCCACCCAGCCGGTACCGGAGCTGCTGGCTGCCGACGCCGATGCGGTGGAAGCCGCACGGGCCGATTACCGGCAACTGGTGCTAGCCCGCGACGGCCTCAAGTCGTTTTACCGCCTGACCCTCGGCATGACACTGCTGCTGTCGCTGTTTGCCGCCGTGGCCATCGGCGCGGTGCTGTCGCGCCGCATGTCGGCACCGCTGACGGCGCTGGCAGCCGGTACCCGGGCGGTGGCCCAGGGCGACTTTTCCCGCCAGCATCCGATCTACCGCCGTGACGAGCTGGGCATCCTGACTGCGCTTTTCAACCGGATGACGCGCCAGCTGGCCGAGTCGCGCAGCGCCGAAGAAGCTGCGCGGGCCGAGATCGAAGCCAACCGCGCCTATCTTGAGCGCCTGCTGACCTCGCTGACCGCCGGCGTGCTGGCCTTCGACGGCGAGTTGCGGCTGACCGCCTCCAACCAGAGTGCTGCCCGCATCCTGGAGGCGGACTTTGACCGGCTGGGCCAGTATCCGCTGCCGGAATGGCTGGTCTGGCAGCCGGAGCTGGAACCGCTGGTGACCATGCTCTACCAGCATTTCGAGACTGACGGTGACTGGCAGCAGCAGGTGGAACTGACCGACGACCGGCTGCTGCTGGTGCGTGCCAGCCGGCTGCCGGAGACTGCGGGCTGGGTGGTGGTATTCGACGACGTGACCGATCTCGTGCATGCCCAGCGTGATGCGGCATGGCGCGAAGTGGCGCGCCGGCTGGCCCATGAGATCCGCAATCCGCTGACACCGATCCAGCTGTCGGCCGAACGGCTGGCCATGAAGCTGAGCCCCAGGCTGGACGAAGCGGGTGCGGATTTCCTGACCCGCTCGACCGATACCATCATCAAGCAGGTGGCGGCCCTCAAGGGCATGGTCGATGCGTTCCGTGATTACGCGCGTGCACCGGCCGGCCAGATGACGCCGACGGACCTCAATGCCGTGGTCAGCGAGGTGGCCCTGCTGTACGAATCCAATCCGTCCGTCCGGCTGGCGCTGTGTCCGCACCCGCTGCCGATCGTGGCCGACGCCGCACTCCTGCGGCAGGTCATCCACAATCTGGTGGTCAATGCGCAGGACGCGACGCTTGACGTACCGGGAGCAATGATACAAATTAGCACGGCACTTCATGCCAACGGCATCGTTCTTGCTGTGTCTGACAATGGTCCCGGATTCCCGCCCGAAATGCTGGCGCGGGCCTTCGAACCTTATGTCACCGGCAAGACCAAGGGCACCGGGCTGGGGTTGGCTGTGGTCAAGAAAATCATCGAAGAACATGGCGGTACGGTGCACGCCGAAAACCTCGAACCACACGGCGCGCGTCTGTGCGTCACCCTGCCGCTTTCGGAGACAAAATGCGAAGCAGTGACATCCTGA
- a CDS encoding DUF4390 domain-containing protein: MPCSSAADPSRRWHNWLALAALLLALVGLQPAAHAAAAPLENRLAELVLSDGSLVVNSRFAVTLNPTLVEALEQGVTLTFRLEFELTRPRSTSWWQELTSGFSPEISQFYRLSWHPLTRQYRVNFGGLYLSFARLEDALAMIGSARYWQVLPRSSVDGQPLKSFAGRLRLRLDTAQLPKPFQLNILKSTDWSLDSGWITVSGETP, encoded by the coding sequence ATGCCGTGCTCGTCCGCCGCTGACCCTTCCCGCCGCTGGCACAACTGGCTGGCGCTGGCGGCATTGCTGCTGGCCCTGGTCGGCCTTCAGCCCGCGGCCCATGCCGCCGCAGCGCCGCTGGAAAACCGGCTGGCCGAACTGGTGTTGTCCGACGGCAGCCTGGTCGTCAACAGCCGCTTTGCCGTCACCCTCAACCCCACCCTCGTCGAAGCCCTGGAGCAGGGCGTCACCCTGACCTTCCGGCTGGAGTTCGAACTGACCCGCCCGCGCTCGACCTCGTGGTGGCAGGAACTGACCAGCGGATTTTCACCGGAAATCAGCCAGTTCTACCGCCTGAGCTGGCATCCGCTGACCCGCCAGTACCGGGTGAATTTCGGTGGCCTGTACCTGAGCTTTGCCAGACTTGAGGACGCCCTGGCGATGATCGGCTCGGCCCGCTACTGGCAGGTACTGCCGCGCAGCAGCGTCGACGGCCAGCCGCTCAAGTCGTTTGCCGGCCGGCTGCGGCTGCGGCTGGATACCGCCCAGCTGCCCAAGCCGTTCCAGCTCAACATCCTGAAATCCACCGACTGGTCGCTGGATTCCGGCTGGATCACCGTCAGCGGAGAAACCCCATGA